A single region of the Metarhizium brunneum chromosome 6, complete sequence genome encodes:
- the FPR4 gene encoding FK506-binding protein 4 produces the protein MSAVPGPVYGLEVPPGEILIPAAMDFPASFRITMAALDPTEEPEADEEGNVPAVPRATLRLVKRAFPGLDDEDDDEEIDDEYMKALLAASDDDEDEDDEEANGGPSDPTKAKKQKQAAAIKKLLEATKEDEDEEDDEDEDMEDAKPNGVKGKDKKGKAKGKAKATEEVEEEDEDDEDEDDEDDDSDDGADLENFVVCTLDTERNYQQPLDITVNHGEKVFFVVTGTHTVYLTGNYIMDDEDDYDSEDDEEDYDFDPEELDYAMGEDASDDESDELDDVEDPRVTEVDSDEEEAPKLVKTKKGKNKRSAEEADGLDEMIAKASDSKKQQKKLKNNKAEAVAAEESKKDKKVQFAKNLEQGPTGSGKQSGKATTGVKVVQGVTVDDRTIGKGRTVKKGDTVAVRYIGKLANGQQFDANKKGKPFSFKVGKDEVIKGWDIGIAGMAIGGERRLTIPANLGYGSRGMPGIPANSQLTFDVKLLEIK, from the exons ATGTCCGCCGTTCCTGGTCCCGTGTATGGCCTCGAGGTCCCACCTGGCGAGATTTTGATCCCGGCCGCCATGGACTTCCCTGCTTCT TTccgcatcaccatggctgcgtTGGACCCTACCGAGGAGCCAGAGGCTGATGAAGAGGGCAACGTGCCTGCTGTTCCTCGCGCTACTCTGCGACTTGTTAAGCGGGCTTTCCCTGGCcttgacgatgaggatgacgacgaggagatCGATGACGAATATATGAAGGCTTTGCTCGCTGCCtctgacgacgatgaggatgaggatgatgaggaagccAACGGTGGCCCTAGCGATCCCACCAAGGCtaagaagcagaagcaggccGCTGCTATCAAGAAACTCCTTGAGGCTACcaaggaggatgaggatgaagaagatgacgaagatgaagacatGGAGGATGCCAAGCCCAACGGTGTGAAGGGTAAGGACAAGAAGGGCAAAGCTaagggcaaggccaaggccactGAGGaagtcgaagaagaagacgaggatgatgaagacgaggatgacgaggatgacgacaGCGATGACGGTGCTGACCTCGAGAACTTCGTTGTCTGCACTCTTGATACCGAGCGG AACTATCAGCAGCCGCTCGATATCACTGTCAACCACGGCGAGAAGGTATTCTTTGTTGTCACTGGTACACACACCGTCTACCTCACTGGAAACTACATcatggatgatgaggacgactATGACagtgaggatgacgaggaggactATGACTTCGACCCTGAAGAGCTGGATTACGCCATGGGAGAGGATGCTAGTGACGATGAGAGCGACgagcttgatgatgttgagGATCCCCGTGTCACCGAGGTCGACtctgacgaggaggaagctCCTAAGCTGGTAAAGaccaagaagggcaagaataAGCGCTCTGCCGAGGAAGCCGACGGTCTCGATGAGATGATTGCCAAGGCTTCCGACTCCAAGAAGCAAcagaagaagctcaagaaCAACAAGGCGGAGGCCGTAGCTGCCGAGGAGagcaagaaggacaagaaggtCCAGTTCGCCAAGAACCTCGAGCAGGGGCCTACTGGCTCTGGCAAGCAGTCCGGCAAGGCCACTACTGGCGTAAAGGTCGTTCAGGGCGTTACCGTCGACGACCGAACCATTGGCAAGGGTCGCACCGTTAAGAAGGGCGACACCGTTGCCGTCCGATATATTGGCAAGCTTGCTAACGGCCAGCAGTTTGATG CCAACAAAAAGGGTAAACCCTTTTCCTTCAAAGTCGGTAAGGATGAGGTTATCAAGGGGTGGGACATTGGTATTGCcggcatggccattggcggtGAACGTCGTTTGACCATCCCTGCAAATCTTGGATATGGCTCTCGTGGCATGCC
- the inhA_3 gene encoding Isonitrile hydratase, protein MSSHIKIGVFIPNGAQFLDVACVDSFGVMSKKYLGVLPFIPSHVSSLAPDVSIYYVSSPKQGPEIPLTSGAVLKATHVYTDEEVAPGKLDMVVVPGPDPTEKFAEEGLKWLRGHAETEGVDVLSICTGLFICASAGIADGKRASGPRGLQNWLKESFPKLNLVGDKYRWVQDGNFWSSGGVTNGNELVAAYARASNRWAQPVVEAGLMMTEVGDRGQFYEGDGEGKDAVSQS, encoded by the exons ATGTCGTCACACATCAAGATAGGAGTGTTCATCCCCAATGGCGCTCAATTCCTCGACGTTGCATGCGTTGATAGCTTCGGCGTCATGTCCAAGAAGTACCTCGGCGTCCTCCCCTTCATCCCTTCGCACGTTTCTTCTCTCGCACCAGACGTGTCCATTTACTACGTTAGCAGCCCGAAGCAAGGGCCCGAGATTCCATTGACTTCAGGGGCTGTTCTGAAAGCTACCCACGTATACACGGACGAGGAGGTGGCTCCGGGCAAACTGGACATGGTGGTTGTTCCTGGCCCCGATCCGACAGAGAAGTTTGCAGAAGAGGGACTCAAGTGGCTACGAGGACATGCCGAGACAGAGGGCGTGGATGTGCTGAGTATCTGCACGGGCTTGTTCATATGTGCGTCTGCAGGCATTGCGGATGGCAAAAGAGCGAGTGGGCCGAGAGGATTGCAGAATTGGTTGAAGGAGTCGTTCCCCAAGTTGAATCTAGTTGGGGACAAGTACCGATGGGTGCAGGATGGCAATTTTTGGTCAAGCG GCGGCGTTACGAATGGGAATGAGCTGGTTGCTGCATATGCACGAGCTAGTAACCGCTGGGCTCAGCCAGTTGTCGAGGCAGGTCTGATGATGACCGAGGTTGGGGACCGGGGCCAGTTCTATGAAG GAGACGGCGAAGGCAAAGACGCCGTGAGCCAGTCGTGA